Proteins encoded by one window of Gemmatimonadota bacterium:
- a CDS encoding patatin-like phospholipase family protein, producing the protein MSLLCFGFALFSTLPAFAKQKPRVALVLSGGGARGGAHIGVLRVLEREGIPIDMIVGVSYGALVGGLYAAGYSVDNLERIIVGTDWWEITNNHPNRRLSNLNRKPIADRQMLALRLDKLNLKLPYGVFAGQKIQHFLNQLTLGAIYRARNDFDRLPTPFRAIATDILSGEQVVIKNGSLGTAIRASISVPGVFAPISTEQTHLVDGGIVNNLPVDVALDAGADFVIAVDCATPLRTQKHEVEDIIDVIDQAVSFRIEEKKIANRKRAHVLIMPDLKKFDGGDFNLSYTLIPIGEKEAEKHLGAIWKALQTLGISKRVEKSRPSILPDDFDFRTWVDIPSDIVIDRVRIEGLERYSQEVFTSRLEKFVNKPISFRELENESGRFYATGLFQTVDYEVIYHEDYTELVFQVLENPPSELKIGLHYDNDFGVAALTEFAHQNAYGPVAEFYFRGLLGNLKLAEMDLIFRSSRRLGFPGEIRVWNQDRLYFQNGQRQNTYNEKRFRARLGMQVLFHSWGGFKVGYQVEHVRIRGADSSIGNASKDLPALWLSAGIDTRDDAFLTRHGIYCQTQAKWVHRTFSHKQVQTQLAYFTSPHPQLSVGLWSHGGYMTQSAPIYEHFALGGAGHFSNAALRVVGLKRDELRAFRFVSAGISVWSHMKFWGSIPLSAIGIFYQGGLYNMSSNPDQPNTRIHGFGIGGYISTTFLGPIRIDIVSTEEKDIRIYTAVGFAF; encoded by the coding sequence ATGTCTTTGTTGTGTTTCGGTTTTGCCCTGTTCAGCACGCTTCCTGCTTTTGCAAAACAGAAGCCCCGAGTCGCACTGGTGCTCAGTGGAGGAGGCGCGCGTGGAGGGGCACATATCGGCGTGTTGCGCGTGCTCGAGCGCGAAGGCATACCCATTGATATGATTGTAGGCGTGAGTTATGGTGCTCTGGTGGGAGGATTGTACGCCGCTGGATATTCTGTTGATAATCTCGAACGCATTATTGTAGGAACAGATTGGTGGGAAATAACCAATAATCACCCCAACCGCCGTCTGTCGAATTTGAATCGCAAACCAATAGCTGATCGCCAGATGCTTGCATTGCGCCTCGATAAATTGAACCTGAAATTACCTTATGGGGTTTTTGCCGGGCAAAAAATTCAGCATTTTCTCAATCAATTGACCCTTGGCGCAATTTATCGGGCGCGAAACGATTTTGATCGGCTGCCAACGCCTTTTCGCGCAATTGCAACAGATATTTTATCTGGCGAACAGGTCGTGATTAAAAATGGCTCGCTCGGCACGGCAATCAGAGCGAGTATTTCTGTTCCCGGGGTGTTTGCGCCGATAAGTACAGAACAAACTCATCTCGTAGATGGCGGCATTGTCAATAATCTACCTGTAGATGTTGCATTAGACGCCGGTGCTGATTTTGTTATTGCCGTGGATTGTGCCACGCCTTTACGCACTCAAAAGCACGAAGTTGAAGATATCATCGACGTCATTGATCAGGCTGTTAGTTTTCGAATTGAAGAAAAAAAAATTGCAAATCGAAAACGCGCCCATGTGCTGATCATGCCCGATTTAAAAAAGTTTGATGGAGGCGATTTTAATCTGTCATATACCTTGATCCCGATTGGGGAAAAAGAAGCCGAAAAACATCTGGGTGCGATCTGGAAGGCTCTGCAAACACTCGGCATTTCAAAGCGCGTTGAAAAGTCAAGACCGTCGATATTGCCAGATGATTTTGATTTTAGAACCTGGGTAGATATACCATCGGATATTGTAATTGACCGGGTTCGAATTGAAGGCTTAGAACGCTATTCACAAGAGGTATTTACATCGCGGTTGGAAAAGTTTGTCAATAAGCCGATATCGTTTCGAGAACTGGAAAACGAATCTGGCCGGTTCTATGCGACCGGATTATTTCAAACGGTAGATTACGAAGTTATCTACCATGAAGACTATACCGAATTGGTTTTTCAGGTGCTTGAAAACCCCCCCAGTGAATTGAAAATAGGACTTCATTACGACAATGATTTTGGGGTTGCGGCACTGACCGAGTTTGCACATCAAAATGCTTATGGCCCCGTAGCAGAGTTTTATTTTCGAGGCCTATTGGGCAATTTGAAGCTTGCTGAAATGGATTTAATTTTTCGCTCATCCAGGCGCCTGGGTTTCCCCGGGGAGATTCGAGTATGGAATCAAGACCGATTGTATTTTCAAAATGGGCAACGCCAGAACACGTATAACGAGAAACGTTTTCGCGCGCGATTGGGCATGCAGGTTTTGTTCCACAGTTGGGGAGGTTTCAAAGTGGGGTATCAAGTTGAGCATGTCCGCATTCGCGGTGCGGACAGTTCAATAGGCAATGCGTCTAAAGATCTCCCCGCCTTGTGGCTATCTGCAGGCATTGACACCCGAGACGATGCGTTTTTGACAAGACACGGCATCTATTGTCAAACGCAAGCAAAATGGGTTCATCGGACATTTTCACATAAGCAGGTGCAAACACAACTCGCATACTTCACCAGCCCCCATCCGCAATTGAGTGTGGGCCTCTGGTCTCACGGAGGCTATATGACACAGTCCGCGCCGATTTATGAACACTTCGCATTAGGTGGTGCAGGACACTTTAGTAACGCAGCATTGCGCGTTGTCGGTCTCAAACGCGACGAACTGAGAGCTTTCAGGTTCGTATCGGCGGGCATTTCTGTTTGGAGCCACATGAAATTTTGGGGATCCATACCGCTCAGTGCTATTGGAATTTTCTATCAGGGCGGTCTGTACAATATGTCTTCCAATCCGGATCAGCCCAATACCCGTATCCACGGTTTTGGTATTGGTGGTTATATCAGCACGACGTTTTTAGGCCCCATTCGCATTGATATTGTGAGCACAGAAGAAAAGGATATCCGGATTTATACCGCAGTCGGATTTGCGTTTTGA
- a CDS encoding DUF4956 domain-containing protein gives MLNNIIIRLAVYYITWLLILNAIFHIFPEILHYVAQERERIFVGTSFNSGVDAAVPLGNIKEGINRLADPEHTIPVVVALVLAFAVTLPITWVYAWTHPPKKYSQSFAQTLLVIPVAISLVVFLVKGSLALAFSLAGIVAAVTFRLSLKSTIEGVYMFMVIGIGLAAGTQLTTVAYLASLAFVTITLGVWKINYGAQPPVLSGWSIVSPDHSVQTSGTKTTGNSYDARIEVHTTKVETAQKATAQILKSGTKQWQVADVIEKEDGTAIVVYDVSLKKSVDLPILIRDIEKSKKSIKNATLTKV, from the coding sequence ATGCTCAACAACATCATCATACGTCTCGCCGTTTACTATATCACGTGGCTTTTGATTCTCAATGCGATTTTTCACATATTCCCGGAAATTCTTCATTACGTCGCCCAGGAACGCGAACGCATCTTTGTAGGAACATCCTTTAACTCCGGGGTCGATGCGGCCGTTCCGCTTGGAAACATCAAAGAAGGGATAAACCGGCTCGCCGATCCGGAACACACGATTCCAGTTGTAGTCGCTTTGGTACTGGCCTTCGCGGTTACCCTCCCAATTACCTGGGTATATGCCTGGACGCATCCGCCCAAGAAATACAGTCAATCCTTTGCACAAACTCTGCTCGTGATACCTGTCGCCATATCGCTGGTTGTTTTTTTGGTGAAGGGTAGTCTTGCCCTTGCGTTCAGTCTGGCGGGTATCGTAGCCGCCGTCACCTTTCGGCTCTCACTCAAATCGACCATAGAGGGCGTGTACATGTTTATGGTCATCGGGATAGGGCTGGCGGCCGGCACCCAGCTTACGACTGTGGCCTACCTCGCATCGTTGGCTTTCGTCACCATAACACTGGGTGTGTGGAAAATCAATTATGGCGCGCAGCCACCAGTACTATCCGGCTGGAGTATTGTTTCACCTGATCACTCGGTCCAGACCTCTGGGACAAAGACTACCGGGAATTCTTATGATGCCCGGATTGAAGTACACACAACGAAGGTCGAAACAGCGCAAAAAGCAACAGCTCAAATCCTGAAATCCGGGACCAAACAGTGGCAAGTAGCAGATGTGATCGAGAAAGAAGATGGAACCGCTATTGTTGTGTATGATGTTTCGTTAAAAAAATCCGTCGATCTGCCTATCCTCATCCGGGATATTGAAAAAAGCAAAAAAAGTATCAAAAATGCAACGCTGACAAAAGTTTAA